From a single Paenibacillus sp. FSL R5-0345 genomic region:
- a CDS encoding RidA family protein: protein MTNMHKETVITTDAPGAIGPYSQAVKLGNVLYTSGQLGLDPVNGTFPATVEEQTERSLLNVKAILEAAGTSMDQVIKTTVFLKDMNDFLKVNEIYGRFFAQPYPARSAVEVARLPKDGLVEIEVIAYVP from the coding sequence ATGACAAATATGCATAAAGAAACTGTAATAACAACGGATGCACCAGGCGCAATTGGACCTTACTCTCAAGCTGTAAAGCTTGGGAACGTCCTATATACTTCAGGACAACTCGGACTAGACCCGGTTAATGGGACTTTTCCTGCTACGGTTGAGGAACAGACGGAACGGTCGTTGCTGAATGTCAAAGCCATACTGGAAGCGGCGGGTACAAGCATGGATCAGGTAATAAAGACGACCGTTTTCCTAAAGGATATGAATGATTTTCTTAAGGTGAATGAGATTTATGGAAGGTTTTTTGCTCAGCCATACCCTGCTCGCAGCGCTGTTGAAGTAGCACGTCTGCCTAAGGATGGGCTCGTAGAAATTGAAGTTATAGCTTATGTACCTTAA
- a CDS encoding thiamine-binding protein gives MANTLLSIQVIPKTPNNEDSIPYVDKAIEVIQKSGVKHQVNPLETTMEGELSELLEVVRQMQEALIEAGSPSVISQIKIAHNPNGISMDKLTEKYRP, from the coding sequence GTGGCTAATACATTATTAAGCATTCAAGTAATTCCTAAGACTCCAAACAATGAGGACTCCATCCCCTACGTAGATAAAGCGATTGAAGTTATTCAGAAATCCGGTGTTAAACATCAGGTGAATCCACTGGAAACTACTATGGAAGGTGAACTGAGCGAGCTCCTGGAGGTTGTCCGTCAAATGCAGGAGGCGCTGATCGAAGCAGGTAGTCCAAGCGTGATCTCCCAAATCAAAATCGCCCATAACCCTAACGGAATCAGCATGGATAAATTGACGGAGAAATATCGGCCGTGA
- a CDS encoding flavocytochrome c: MKKTTSAALILILSVMLVIAGCGNSNSNSAGNSAGNENKSKVNETAKNDKTEAVSGASEASYTPLDQLKDSYDIVIVGAGGAGMSAALEAKAKGLNPVILEKMPVAGGNTSKSSSGMNASETKFQKDQGIKDSNDLFYEETLKGGHDTNDKEMLRFFVDNSASAIDWLDSIGIRLNNITITGGMNEKRTHRPEDGSAVGQYLVKGLVKNIQEKEIPLFVNADVKEITQKDGKVDGVKVLFNQADEKTITAKAVVVTTGGFGSNMDMISTVRPDLEGYVTTNQIGSTGDGIKMIEALGGTTVDMDQIQVHPTVQQEKSYLIGEAVRGEGSILVNSEGTRFVNELTTRDKVTEAINALPEKAATLVFDSGVKSRVKAIEQYDKMGFVIQADTIEALAKEIGVPADKLKETLDTWNSAVKNKNDAEFGRTTGMDNDLSTAPYYAIKIAPGIHYTMGGVKINTNTEVLNKKGAAIPGLFAAGEVTGGLHGQNRIGGNSVAEIIIFGRQAGIKSAEFVQAQ, from the coding sequence GTGAAAAAGACAACAAGTGCTGCTCTTATTCTCATTCTTTCGGTTATGCTCGTGATCGCAGGCTGCGGTAACAGTAATAGCAACAGCGCAGGTAATAGTGCTGGCAACGAGAACAAGAGTAAGGTCAATGAGACGGCTAAAAATGATAAAACCGAAGCCGTATCTGGTGCATCAGAGGCTAGCTACACACCACTGGATCAATTAAAAGATAGCTATGATATCGTTATTGTCGGAGCCGGCGGTGCTGGAATGTCCGCTGCACTAGAAGCAAAGGCTAAAGGTTTGAACCCGGTTATTTTAGAAAAAATGCCAGTTGCTGGCGGGAATACAAGTAAATCCTCATCGGGGATGAATGCTTCTGAAACAAAATTCCAAAAAGATCAAGGTATTAAAGATAGCAATGATTTATTTTATGAAGAGACATTAAAAGGTGGTCACGACACCAACGATAAAGAGATGCTTCGTTTCTTCGTAGATAATTCCGCAAGTGCTATTGATTGGTTGGATTCGATCGGAATCAGACTGAACAATATCACGATCACAGGCGGCATGAACGAAAAACGTACTCACCGCCCAGAAGACGGCTCTGCGGTAGGCCAATACCTTGTCAAAGGATTGGTTAAGAATATACAAGAAAAAGAAATTCCATTGTTTGTGAACGCAGATGTGAAGGAAATCACCCAAAAAGATGGTAAGGTTGACGGAGTAAAGGTACTCTTTAACCAAGCCGATGAAAAAACCATTACAGCGAAGGCTGTTGTTGTCACTACCGGTGGTTTCGGTTCTAATATGGACATGATCTCTACAGTTAGACCTGATTTGGAAGGTTACGTTACTACTAACCAAATCGGCAGTACCGGTGACGGCATCAAAATGATCGAGGCACTTGGCGGAACCACCGTTGATATGGATCAAATCCAGGTTCACCCAACAGTTCAACAAGAAAAATCTTATCTGATCGGGGAAGCTGTACGCGGCGAAGGTTCTATCCTCGTAAATAGCGAAGGCACACGGTTCGTAAATGAATTGACTACACGTGATAAAGTTACCGAAGCGATCAATGCACTTCCTGAAAAAGCGGCAACGCTTGTCTTTGATTCCGGCGTCAAATCACGCGTGAAAGCAATTGAACAATATGACAAAATGGGCTTCGTGATCCAAGCGGATACCATCGAAGCATTGGCGAAAGAAATCGGTGTTCCAGCCGATAAGCTAAAAGAGACACTTGATACTTGGAACAGCGCAGTAAAGAACAAGAACGATGCTGAATTTGGCAGAACGACAGGAATGGACAACGACTTGTCCACCGCTCCATACTACGCTATTAAGATCGCACCTGGGATTCACTACACTATGGGCGGCGTGAAGATCAACACGAATACAGAAGTATTAAATAAAAAAGGCGCAGCTATTCCTGGCCTGTTTGCAGCAGGTGAAGTAACAGGCGGATTGCACGGTCAAAACCGGATCGGCGGTAACTCTGTAGCTGAGATCATTATCTTCGGCCGTCAAGCCGGAATTAAATCTGCTGAGTTCGTGCAAGCACAATAA
- a CDS encoding WecB/TagA/CpsF family glycosyltransferase — protein sequence MAGTVSILGVPFSKLTLDETTLHLTEHIQSGEPKLFHLITANPEITITSQSDELLRTILHEADLITPDGIGIVLASRRKGDPIAERVTGYELLLELLAQGNKLGWSFYFLGTDEHTSCKAVEKITELYPNVKIAGRHNGFLAKEEEPAIVAEIQHAQPDFLIVAMGAPYSDKWVYKHKQALSQVKVVFGVGGSLDVIAGKVTPAPAIWKKLNLEWLHRLLFAPVAKGQKSRWRRQAVLPKFVYRAMIRK from the coding sequence ATGGCTGGGACAGTCTCCATATTAGGCGTTCCATTTTCAAAGCTAACACTTGATGAGACAACGCTTCATCTAACAGAACATATTCAATCCGGAGAACCGAAGCTATTTCATTTGATTACGGCGAACCCGGAAATTACGATAACAAGCCAATCGGACGAGCTGCTTCGAACCATACTCCATGAGGCAGATTTGATTACTCCTGATGGGATTGGCATTGTGCTGGCATCGAGAAGAAAAGGTGACCCTATAGCTGAACGAGTTACGGGGTATGAACTACTTCTTGAGCTGCTCGCACAAGGGAATAAGCTGGGTTGGAGCTTTTATTTCTTAGGCACGGATGAGCATACCAGCTGTAAAGCGGTTGAAAAGATTACAGAGCTTTATCCGAATGTTAAAATTGCCGGAAGACATAATGGTTTTCTTGCTAAAGAAGAGGAACCGGCCATTGTGGCAGAGATTCAGCACGCACAGCCAGATTTCCTGATTGTCGCGATGGGGGCTCCATACTCTGACAAGTGGGTTTATAAGCATAAACAGGCGCTTTCTCAGGTTAAGGTTGTGTTTGGCGTGGGGGGAAGCTTGGATGTTATAGCGGGAAAAGTGACTCCAGCCCCTGCGATATGGAAGAAACTCAATTTGGAGTGGCTGCATCGACTCTTATTCGCACCTGTGGCCAAAGGACAAAAGTCGCGCTGGCGCAGGCAAGCAGTTCTTCCTAAATTCGTGTATCGAGCTATGATTAGGAAATAA
- a CDS encoding ABC transporter ATP-binding protein translates to MSQATQIEQRTTEIISSPEAHTAPPALEVSGISKSFTHRRRETNVLNNVSLKVEQQEFVSIVGPSGCGKSTLFHMIGGLVKPDTGTIRMNGKVVTGQRGEISYMPQQPALFPWRTIEDNVLLAGEIKGALQDGAREEARQWLAKVGLNGFEQAYPHMLSGGMQQRAAFLRALLAPQELMLLDEPFSALDALTRSEMQRWLLELWEENRRSVLFITHNIEEALLLSNRIYVFSGRPGSILHTVDVPFPRPRRDEITDSPEFLKLKRQLSQWMREEQAKSGKQLFE, encoded by the coding sequence ATGTCTCAAGCGACGCAAATAGAGCAAAGAACAACAGAAATCATAAGCTCTCCTGAAGCTCATACTGCACCACCTGCTCTTGAAGTAAGCGGCATCTCCAAGTCCTTCACCCATCGTCGCCGCGAGACGAACGTGCTCAACAACGTCTCTCTTAAGGTAGAGCAGCAAGAGTTCGTCTCGATCGTCGGTCCTTCCGGCTGCGGAAAAAGCACCTTATTCCATATGATCGGCGGACTAGTGAAGCCTGATACAGGAACGATCCGCATGAACGGCAAGGTCGTTACAGGTCAACGCGGTGAGATTAGTTATATGCCGCAGCAGCCTGCTCTTTTTCCTTGGCGAACGATTGAAGATAATGTACTGCTAGCCGGAGAAATCAAAGGTGCTCTGCAGGATGGAGCTCGTGAAGAAGCGCGCCAGTGGCTCGCTAAGGTTGGCTTGAATGGATTCGAACAGGCTTATCCGCATATGCTGTCTGGTGGGATGCAGCAGCGTGCTGCTTTTCTCAGAGCACTGCTGGCTCCGCAGGAGTTGATGCTGCTCGATGAACCTTTCAGCGCATTGGATGCACTAACTCGCAGTGAAATGCAGCGCTGGCTGCTGGAGCTGTGGGAGGAGAATCGCCGCTCCGTGCTATTCATCACCCATAACATCGAAGAAGCGTTGCTGCTCTCGAATCGTATTTATGTATTCTCCGGTCGCCCCGGCTCCATCCTACATACTGTTGACGTGCCATTTCCACGGCCACGCCGTGATGAGATTACGGATTCCCCGGAATTCCTTAAACTCAAACGACAACTGTCACAATGGATGCGAGAAGAACAGGCTAAAAGCGGGAAGCAGCTTTTTGAATAG
- the nhaC gene encoding Na+/H+ antiporter NhaC: MSKSETPRVKKQPTMFLALLPIITMIVLLSLGYVLFELPPEPLIITSAVVAGIIAIILGYSYNDILESIAGKIAKTMPAILILIMVGFMIGAWMVGGTIPMMIYYGLKIISPQFLLITAFIATAAVSLCTGTSWGSAGTIGVAFMGVGAGMDANLAAVAGAVVAGAYFGDKLSPLSDTTNIAALATGVNLYEHIGHLLYTTIPSFIVASVVFIITGLNTDAAGAIVPEKVGTIMGSLNTIYDFNLLLIVPVLIILYGSITKKPTIPVMLISSMFAMANALVFQGFTLNDVVSSVVNGFNISMVQVAGFDSANVIEDVPRLLNRGGMNSMMGTLLICFCAITFAGTISLTKSLELIVNKLLKFVHSTGSMIVATIVTGLTMIGVTSNGQVSILMPGEMLREAYIRRGLHPKNLGRTIEDSAAITEPILPWTAAGAYMAGTLGVATLDYLPWAVLCWTGIIFATIWGFTGFGIAKLTPEQQAEMLKEYDGNTNEQAG, from the coding sequence ATGTCCAAATCAGAAACACCAAGAGTCAAGAAACAGCCGACGATGTTCTTAGCGCTATTGCCGATTATTACGATGATTGTGCTACTTAGTTTAGGGTATGTGTTGTTTGAATTACCACCAGAACCACTTATTATTACCTCAGCGGTTGTTGCTGGTATTATCGCGATTATTCTTGGTTATAGCTATAACGACATACTAGAATCTATCGCTGGTAAGATCGCGAAAACGATGCCCGCCATTCTTATTCTGATCATGGTTGGTTTTATGATTGGGGCATGGATGGTTGGTGGAACGATTCCGATGATGATTTACTATGGATTGAAAATTATTAGTCCACAATTTCTGCTTATTACCGCATTTATTGCGACAGCTGCCGTTTCGCTTTGTACGGGCACATCTTGGGGGTCAGCGGGAACGATCGGGGTTGCTTTTATGGGCGTTGGCGCGGGTATGGATGCAAACCTAGCAGCAGTGGCTGGTGCAGTAGTTGCAGGTGCTTATTTTGGTGATAAATTGTCACCGCTTTCAGACACGACTAATATTGCGGCGTTAGCAACAGGTGTCAATCTATATGAGCATATTGGACATTTATTGTATACCACAATTCCTTCCTTTATTGTCGCAAGCGTTGTTTTTATTATTACAGGCCTAAACACAGATGCCGCAGGCGCTATTGTTCCGGAGAAGGTTGGAACAATCATGGGATCGTTGAATACAATTTATGACTTTAATCTGCTGCTTATAGTACCCGTATTAATCATCTTGTATGGTTCAATTACGAAGAAACCGACAATACCGGTCATGCTGATCTCTTCTATGTTCGCTATGGCTAACGCACTTGTATTCCAGGGGTTTACTTTGAATGATGTCGTATCTTCTGTTGTTAATGGATTTAATATTTCTATGGTTCAAGTTGCTGGGTTTGATTCTGCCAACGTTATTGAAGATGTACCCCGTCTTCTAAATCGTGGCGGAATGAACTCCATGATGGGGACACTTCTCATTTGCTTCTGTGCAATCACGTTCGCTGGAACCATATCTCTGACCAAGTCCTTGGAATTGATTGTTAATAAGCTTTTGAAGTTCGTCCATTCCACAGGTTCAATGATCGTAGCAACAATTGTTACAGGTCTTACGATGATCGGAGTTACAAGTAATGGTCAGGTGTCCATCTTAATGCCAGGTGAAATGCTACGTGAAGCATATATCCGTCGGGGCTTACATCCGAAGAACTTGGGACGTACCATCGAGGATTCAGCGGCGATTACCGAGCCTATTCTGCCTTGGACAGCTGCAGGTGCTTATATGGCGGGTACGCTGGGTGTTGCAACGCTAGATTATTTACCTTGGGCTGTTCTCTGTTGGACAGGAATAATCTTTGCGACGATATGGGGCTTCACGGGATTCGGTATCGCGAAGTTAACGCCAGAGCAACAGGCAGAAATGCTAAAGGAATATGACGGCAACACTAATGAACAAGCTGGATAA
- a CDS encoding MalY/PatB family protein has translation MTIDFDKVVSRYGTNCAKWDGMAQVLGREMIALSVADMDLQAPPQVIERVTEMAKHGIYGYTDPFPPYYEAVQGWIKKAYDWEVPQEWIVFCPRIVQAVSLIIQNFTQPGDQVLIHTPAYQPVAKSVELNNRVLVESPLREVNGRYEIDFADMELRMQEGVKIVLLISPHNPVGRVWTRAELERIVSLCTKYDAYIVSDDIHADFIHAGHEHTIIGKISTEAEQRSFICTSPGKTFNLASLEIANIVIPNDQLRERFRHCLQQAGCHNPTFFAVPALEVAYTECDEWLEELRGYITANIDWVKVYIAEYMPELRVIESEGTYLLWVDCRAISTNEAELKQWIESDAKVSVSFGTGFGASGEGFIRLNIATPLPMLQEAFHRLYRAYPLKNS, from the coding sequence ATGACAATAGACTTTGATAAGGTTGTTAGCCGATATGGGACCAATTGCGCTAAGTGGGATGGTATGGCGCAAGTTTTGGGCAGAGAAATGATAGCGCTTTCCGTCGCGGATATGGATCTTCAAGCCCCTCCACAGGTGATAGAGCGAGTAACGGAGATGGCGAAGCATGGCATATATGGATATACCGATCCTTTTCCACCTTATTATGAGGCAGTTCAGGGATGGATTAAAAAAGCTTACGATTGGGAGGTTCCGCAAGAATGGATCGTGTTTTGCCCTCGTATTGTGCAAGCGGTTTCTCTGATCATTCAGAACTTCACTCAACCAGGTGATCAAGTGTTAATCCATACGCCAGCCTATCAGCCGGTTGCTAAATCGGTAGAACTAAATAACCGCGTATTAGTGGAAAGTCCACTTCGTGAAGTGAACGGGCGTTATGAGATAGATTTTGCTGATATGGAGTTGCGAATGCAAGAAGGGGTTAAAATTGTACTGCTCATCTCACCGCATAATCCGGTTGGACGAGTATGGACACGAGCCGAACTAGAACGAATCGTTAGCTTGTGTACAAAATATGATGCTTATATTGTATCGGATGATATTCATGCCGACTTTATCCATGCTGGCCATGAGCATACGATAATCGGGAAGATATCGACTGAGGCAGAGCAGCGATCCTTTATCTGTACTTCCCCAGGGAAGACCTTCAATCTTGCAAGCCTTGAAATTGCTAACATCGTGATTCCGAATGATCAGCTGCGTGAGAGATTTAGACATTGCTTACAGCAAGCAGGCTGTCATAACCCAACCTTTTTTGCAGTACCTGCATTAGAAGTGGCTTATACGGAATGCGATGAATGGCTGGAAGAATTACGAGGTTATATCACGGCCAATATCGATTGGGTGAAAGTTTATATAGCTGAATATATGCCTGAGCTTCGCGTGATCGAATCAGAAGGAACCTATCTATTATGGGTGGATTGTAGGGCAATTAGCACCAACGAAGCAGAGCTAAAGCAGTGGATTGAGTCCGATGCGAAGGTTAGTGTGAGCTTTGGAACAGGTTTTGGGGCATCAGGAGAAGGCTTTATTCGCTTAAATATTGCAACGCCACTGCCCATGTTACAAGAAGCTTTTCATCGGCTGTACCGGGCCTATCCATTAAAAAATTCATAA
- a CDS encoding ABC transporter substrate-binding protein has translation MQLKKALMLSLTCMLILAIAGCGSNNGNTAGNKGNAADSNAATGSNAPKELTKVKVALDWTPNTNHTGLYVAKDLGYYAEEGLDVEIVQPGAAGSDTMVTSGEAAFGISAQEGLTLARLQGVPLVSIAAIIQHNTSGFAAPVDRNIKSPKDFEGKTYGGWGSPAEEAAMKAIMDPVGGDVKKVKLISIGEADYFTAVKRDIDFAWIFYAWTGIEAELRGEPLDMLYLKDYAPQLDYYTPVLTTSEKQISENPDLVKAFLKATSKGYQYAIDHPEEAAATLSKAVPDLDAELVLASQKWLSPKYKDDAPRWGEQKTEVWQNYGDWMYDLKLLDKPLDAASAFTNDFLPAE, from the coding sequence ATGCAACTCAAAAAAGCACTTATGCTTAGCCTCACCTGTATGCTCATTCTTGCGATTGCCGGATGCGGCAGCAACAATGGGAATACAGCCGGAAACAAAGGAAATGCTGCGGATTCGAATGCAGCGACCGGATCAAATGCTCCGAAAGAGCTTACCAAAGTTAAGGTTGCACTGGATTGGACACCGAATACGAACCACACCGGTCTATACGTAGCCAAGGATCTTGGTTATTACGCGGAAGAAGGTCTGGATGTAGAAATCGTTCAACCTGGCGCAGCGGGTTCTGATACTATGGTTACCTCTGGCGAAGCCGCTTTTGGGATCAGCGCTCAGGAAGGATTGACTCTAGCCCGTCTACAAGGCGTTCCCCTTGTCTCGATTGCAGCCATTATTCAGCATAATACTTCGGGTTTCGCCGCTCCAGTAGACCGCAATATTAAATCACCAAAAGATTTTGAGGGTAAAACCTACGGCGGTTGGGGCTCTCCTGCTGAAGAAGCAGCCATGAAGGCGATCATGGACCCTGTAGGTGGCGATGTGAAAAAGGTGAAGCTAATCAGTATTGGTGAAGCTGACTATTTTACCGCAGTCAAACGTGACATTGATTTCGCTTGGATCTTCTACGCTTGGACTGGTATTGAAGCCGAACTGCGTGGTGAGCCTCTGGATATGCTTTACTTGAAGGATTATGCGCCTCAGCTCGATTATTACACCCCTGTGCTGACCACGAGTGAGAAGCAGATTTCTGAGAATCCAGATTTGGTGAAGGCTTTCCTGAAAGCCACATCCAAGGGCTATCAATATGCGATTGATCATCCAGAAGAGGCTGCCGCTACATTATCCAAGGCTGTGCCTGACCTTGATGCCGAGCTTGTCCTAGCTAGCCAGAAATGGCTTAGCCCGAAATATAAGGACGACGCCCCACGCTGGGGAGAGCAAAAAACCGAGGTCTGGCAGAATTACGGCGACTGGATGTATGATTTGAAGCTGCTGGACAAACCGCTGGATGCAGCTAGTGCATTCACGAATGATTTTTTACCGGCGGAGTAG
- a CDS encoding ABC transporter permease codes for MRSTWKLIWPPLVAVVFFLTVWQLSVSLFHIESWILPSPADIARESTSNASGLWAHTMATLRLTLIGFPIGTGVGLIVALLLHLLPWAKRAFYPLIILSQNVPSIALGPLLIIWFGFGLLPKIVLITLVCFFPVAVAAMGGLSQSDQVMMNYMKMAGASKWQIFTKLELPSSIPALFSGVKISATYAVMGAVVAEWIGADKGIGYYMLLQKSAYRTDRMFVAIVIIVLLSLVLFAIIALLEKWLVRWKPRRNS; via the coding sequence GTGAGATCGACCTGGAAGCTAATATGGCCGCCCCTTGTGGCGGTCGTCTTCTTTTTAACCGTATGGCAGTTATCTGTTTCTCTATTCCATATCGAATCCTGGATTCTGCCGAGTCCTGCTGACATTGCTCGCGAATCCACCAGTAATGCCTCAGGTCTCTGGGCTCATACGATGGCTACGCTTCGGCTCACATTAATCGGTTTCCCCATTGGTACAGGTGTAGGCTTGATCGTTGCTCTACTTTTGCATCTTTTGCCTTGGGCCAAACGGGCTTTTTATCCACTCATTATTCTGAGTCAAAATGTTCCCTCTATCGCACTCGGACCGCTGCTAATCATCTGGTTCGGCTTCGGTCTTTTGCCCAAAATCGTGCTGATTACACTGGTATGCTTCTTCCCGGTAGCTGTCGCTGCAATGGGCGGCTTGTCTCAAAGTGATCAGGTCATGATGAATTATATGAAAATGGCTGGCGCAAGCAAGTGGCAAATCTTCACCAAGCTGGAGCTTCCGTCTTCTATCCCGGCACTATTTTCCGGTGTGAAAATATCTGCTACCTATGCGGTTATGGGAGCCGTGGTCGCTGAATGGATTGGCGCGGATAAAGGGATCGGCTATTATATGCTTCTGCAAAAATCGGCTTACCGTACGGATCGGATGTTTGTCGCTATTGTGATTATTGTGCTCCTTAGTCTTGTGCTTTTTGCGATTATCGCATTATTGGAAAAATGGTTAGTCCGCTGGAAACCGCGCCGTAACTCATAG
- a CDS encoding helix-turn-helix transcriptional regulator has translation MLEDRSCLESYFPIASFIASIIGSKCEVVIHDISNPERSIIFIENGYISGRKVGDSSTDLVLKLLKDESYREQPFIANYKARGSQGQVFRSATYYIKNSSSELVGMMCINIDVTHMEVAAEWIQNILQGGSTLPPIPLIPQQQEVVEKQTEEYLQGNVDDLLQHMIDSVLGKINVPAERLSSKEKIELVKVLNEQGVFLLKGGVSQVAKTLMISEPTVYRYLQKIK, from the coding sequence ATGTTAGAAGATCGCAGCTGCCTGGAGTCCTATTTTCCAATTGCTTCTTTTATTGCTTCAATTATAGGTTCAAAATGTGAGGTTGTTATTCATGATATAAGCAATCCAGAGCGTTCAATTATTTTTATTGAGAACGGATACATTAGTGGGCGTAAAGTAGGCGATAGTTCAACAGATCTCGTGCTTAAGCTGTTGAAAGATGAGTCCTACCGTGAGCAACCGTTTATTGCTAACTATAAAGCGCGTGGTTCGCAAGGTCAGGTATTTCGCTCCGCTACTTATTATATTAAAAACAGCAGCAGCGAATTGGTCGGTATGATGTGTATTAACATTGATGTCACGCATATGGAGGTTGCAGCTGAGTGGATACAAAACATTTTGCAAGGAGGATCAACACTTCCACCAATACCGTTAATACCACAACAACAAGAGGTTGTAGAGAAGCAGACGGAAGAGTATTTACAAGGAAACGTAGATGACCTACTCCAGCACATGATTGATTCGGTGCTTGGTAAAATTAATGTCCCGGCAGAGCGATTGTCCTCGAAAGAGAAGATTGAACTTGTGAAAGTACTTAACGAGCAGGGCGTGTTTCTACTTAAAGGTGGAGTTTCTCAAGTCGCTAAGACCTTGATGATATCTGAGCCAACAGTTTATCGTTATTTGCAAAAAATTAAGTGA